From Scatophagus argus isolate fScaArg1 chromosome 2, fScaArg1.pri, whole genome shotgun sequence, a single genomic window includes:
- the ptger1a gene encoding prostaglandin E receptor 1a (subtype EP1), which translates to MLALNHYNSSSSPLLPHFSNVSAGNVEPRVSVEGLSQPGNLSLVQPTTSGVIVVILSMTLGIISNIVALFILVNAYSQQRRRTKATFLLFATSLVVTDFIGHVIPGALVLRLYLSGGVHPKDFNSSDSMCQFLGGSMVFFGLCPLFMGCAMAAERCLGVTKPLLHSSLVTKTRTKICLSVIWLAALCVAMLPCFQLGSYTYQNPGTWCFINVLSDTEEVDVAFVALFSGLGLTSLAVALVCNTISGLTLVLARLRRQPGSHHSAKSHDIEMVVQLVGIMVTSCICWSPLLIFGLMSVIRSYAGSIGEDLPNYKTLMVMGVRLATWNQILDPWVYILLRRTVLRKIYLIAKCQAGLGGNVLGRWEPTSFPSLEKNEVNQV; encoded by the exons ATGTTAGCTTTGAATCACTACAACTCTTCATCCTCCCCGCTCCTCCCTCACTTCTCTAATGTCAGTGCAGGGAATGTGGAGCCCAGGGTGTCTGTCGAGGGTCTGTCACAGCCGGGAAACCTCAGCTTGGTGCAGCCCACCACCAGTGGCGTCATTGTCGTCATACTGTCCATGACACTGGGCATCATCTCCAACATTGTGGCCCTCTTCATCCTCGTCAATGCATACTCCCAGCAGCGCCGGCGCACCAAAGCCACATTCCTTCTGTTTGCTACTTCACTGGTGGTCACGGATTTCATTGGCCACGTGATACCTGGTGCCCTGGTTCTCCGGCTCTACCTGTCCGGAGGTGTTCACCCAAAGGACTTCAACTCCTCCGATAGCATGTGTCAGTTCCTGGGTGGCAGCATGGTGTTTTTTGGACTGTGCCCACTCTTCATGGGCTGTGCCATGGCTGCTGAGCGGTGTTTGGGTGTCACTAAGCCGCTGCTGCACTCATCGCTGGTCACCAAAACCCGCACAAAGATCTGCCTGTCAGTCATCTGGCTGGCAGCTCTGTGCGTGGCCATGCTGCCGTGCTTCCAGCTGGGCTCTTACACTTATCAGAACCCAGGGACCTGGTGTTTCATTAACGTGCTCAGTGACACTGAGGAGGTGGATGTGGCGTTTGTGGCGCTGTTCTCCGGACTAGGTCTGACCTCTCTAGCTGTGGCCCTGGTGTGTAACACCATTAGCGGCCTGACGTTGGTGCTGGCTCGGCTCAGGAGGCAGCCCGGCTCACATCACTCAGCCAAGTCCCACGACATCGAAATGGTAGTGCAGCTGGTCGGCATCATGGTCACCTCATGTATCTGCTGGAGCCCTCTGCTG ATCTTTGGCCTGATGTCCGTGATTCGCTCCTACGCAGGATCTATTGGGGAGGACCTGCCCAACTATAAAACCCTGATGGTGATGGGTGTAAGGCTGGCCACTTGGAACCAGATTCTCGACCCCTGGGTCTACATTCTGCTGCGCCGCACCGTCCTCCGCAAGATCTACCTCATTGCCAAGTGCCAGGCAGGCCTTGGTGGTAATGTGTTAGGCCGCTGGGAGCCCACCTCCTTCCCCAGCCTAGAGAAGAATGAAGTCAACCAAGTTTGA